The Lysobacter gummosus sequence ATCTGCATGCCGCTGGAATAGGTACGCACCGGCTGATCGAAGTATTCGCCCACCTCGGCGAACGCCTCGATCTGCGGCATCAGCGCTTCGATCTGGTCTTGCGGCAGGCCCATCAGGCCGCCGGCGTGGACCACGTTCTGGCGACCGGTGAGCTCGCCGCTGAAACCCAGCCCCAGCTCCAGCAGCGCCGACACGCGTCCGCGCACCGTCACCTGCCCTTCGCTGGGCTTGGTGGTGCCGGTGATCATCTTCAGCAGTGTGCTCTTGCCGGCGCCGTTCTGGCCGATCACGCCGATCGATTCGCCCTGGTGCACGCTGAAGGACACGTTGCGGATCACCCAGTGCTCGGCACGCGGCTTCACCGGCACGCCGAACCAACGCGCGAAGCGCTGCAGTTCGCTGGCGTACTCGACGTAGGCCTTGCCGACATTTTCGACCACCATCACCGGCAGGCTCATAGCACGTCCACCATTTCCGAAGAGGCGCGGCGGAACAGCATCATCGCGATCAGCAGCAGCACCGCGGCGACGATCGCCACCAGGACCAGGCTCTGCTGCGGCGCGCGCTGATAGACGATGACATCGTGATAGGCCATCGCCAGCGGCGCGACCGGGTTGAACGCCAGGGACGCCTTGAAGGTGTCGGGCACCACCTTGATCGGATAAATGATCGGCGTGACCCAGAACCAGAACTGCAGCACCACCGCCATCACGTGGCCGACGTCGCGCATGAACACGTTGAGCACGCCGACGATCAGGCCGACGCCGGTGGCCAGCGCGACGGTCAGGGCGATCAGCAGCGGCAGCCACAGGTAGTGCACGTTCGGATAGACGCCGAGGATCGGCAGAATCACCATCACCACGCACAGCAGGGCGATGTTGTTGACCATCGAGGAACCGATCGCGATCACCGGCAGGGCGATGCGCGGGAACTGCATCTTCTTGAGCAGCGAGGTGTTGTCGATGAACACGTTCTGGCAGCGCTGCACGATCTCGGCGAACAGCGACCAGCACAAGATTCCCGAAATCAGGTAGATCGCGTAGGCGTACTTGTTATCGACCCCTTCCAGCCGCGCCGCCAGCACATTGGACAAAATGGTGGCGAAGATGATCACCTGCGCGAGCGGCTGCAGAATAATCCACAAGGCGCCGAAAGTGCTGCGCGAGAAGCGCGACTTGAATTCGTTCACCACCGATGAGGCGATGAAGCCGCGGTAGCGCCATGCGGCGCCGAACAAACGGAACATAGTTAGTGACTTCCCATGATTGGAGGGCCCGACGGCGCGTCCGCGCCTGCGCGCTTCGTCGCCGACGCCGCGGAAAGGTCGCGTAGCCGCGCGGCGATAGCATCGGCGGCGGCGCGTGGCGACAGCGTGTGCAGCACGCCCTCGCGCGCGCGCCGGCCGAGTTCGGCGGCGTATTGGCGATCGTCGGCCAGGCGGCGCATGTGCATCGCGGCATGCTCGACGTCGGCCTGCGCCCACTTCGCGCCGGGCGGATGCGGATATTCACCTTCACCGACCGGCACCAGCGTGTAATCGACCAGGCAGCTGTTGTCGGCGTTCATGAATTCCAGATTGCCGGACCAGCCGGTGCCGATCACCGGCTTGCCCAGCGCCATGCTTTCGGCCAGGCCCAGGCCGAATCCCTCGGCGCGATGCAGCGACACGTAGACGTCGGCGCAACGCTGCAGCGCATGCACGTGGGCACGGTCGATCACCTCGTCGCGCACGACGATGCGCGGATCGCGAGCGCCCAGCGCCAGCAGGCTCAGGAAATTGTCCGGATGGCGGTAACCGTTGCTGGACTTGAGCAGCAGTTGCACGTCGTCGCGCTCGGGCGGGAACGCGCGCTGGAACGCCTCGACCGCCGCGAACGGATTCTTGCGGTGGATCCAGGAGTTGAAGTCGAACGTAACCAGAAACACGAAGCGCTCGGGCGCCAGGCCGAAGTCCTCGCGGCCGAGACCGCTGTCGGGCACCGGACACAACGGCAGCGGCACCCGCAGGATCGGCTTGTCGGTCACGCGCCGGAACGCCTGCTCGACGAACGCCGTCGCGACCAGGATCTCGTCGACCAGATCCAGGGCCGGCAACCAGTCCTGGGGAATTTCTTCCAGTTCCCAGAACCAGCAGGCGATCAGGTAGCGGCCCTTGAGCTTGGCCTGGCCGATGTGCTTCAGCGCTTCGTCCAGATAATCGGGATTGACGAAGATGATGCTGATCCCGTGCGCGGCGTCCTCGCCGATATGCGCATCCAGGCTGCGGTCGTCCAGGCCATGCGGCAGATCGATGGCGATGTCGTGCAGGGCCACCGGATAGCCCGATTCGATCAGCGCGCGGCCGTACATGCGCGCGCTCTCGGCCAAGCCGAACTGACCGCGCAGGTAGGCGAAGATGTTCACGCCCGGCGTGTCGTCGCGCGCGATGGCGGGCGCCGCGATTTCGGCCTGCGCCTGCAGCGGCCGCGACCACGCCGGCGTGCGTTCGAAATGCGCGCGCCGGCTCGCCCGAGCGGCCAGCATGAACGACACCTTGTCGCGCAGGCGCTGCGGGAAAAGACGGTACAGCGCGCGCAGCCAGCTCTGCCGGCGCACCCACGCCGACAGCCCCAGCAGGAACATGCCCGTATCGGACCTGGAGATCGTGAGGTCGCTCAACGGCTCACCCGATGGTTCCTGTTTCGCGGAGGCGACCATTCGGATCAGTTCGCAAGCGCGTGCTCAAGCTCAGCCCGCAAATCCGCCAGATCTTCCACGCCGACGCTCAGGCGCACCAGATTGTCGGTAATGCCCAGCGCCGCGCGGCGCTCCGGCGGAATCGAGGCGTGGGTCATCACCGCCGGGTGATTGACCAGGCTCTCCACGCCGCCGAGCGATTCGGCGATGGTGAACAGTTCGCAGCGCTCCATCATCCGCCGCGCGCCGTCCATGCCGCCCTTGACGTAGATGCTGACCATGCCGCCGAAGCCGTGCATCTGGCGCTTGGCCAGTTCGTGCTGCGGGTGCGACTTCAGGCCCGGGTAGATCACTTTCTCGACCGAAGGATGGGTCTGCAGCCATTCGGCCAGGGCCTGGGCGTTGTCGCAGTGCGCCTTCATGCGCAGGTGCAGGGTCTTCAGGCCGCGCAGAGCGAGGAAGCTGTCGAACGGGCCCTGGATGCCGCCCACCGCGTTCTGCAGGAAGGTCATGCGCTCGGCCAGGTCGGCGTCGTCGCCGACCACGGCGATGCCGCCGACGATGTCGGAGTGGCCGTTGAGGTACTTGGTCGCCGAGTGCATGACGATGTGCGCGCCCAGTTCCAGCGGCCGCTGCAGGATCGGCGAGGAGAAGGTGTTATCGACCACCACCACCAGGCCGTGCTTGCGCGCGATGGCGGCGATCTGGGCGACATCGACCAGCTTGAGCAGCGGGTTGGTCGGGGTCTCGATCCACACCAGCTTGGTGTCCGGGCGGATCGCCGCTTCGAAGGCGGCCGCGTCGCTCAGATCGACCCAGCTGAAATCCAGCCCGGCGCTGCGCCGGCGCACGCGCTCGAACAGGCGGTAGGTGCCGCCGTAGACATCGTCCATCGCGATCACGTGGCTGCCGGCGTCGAACATCTCCAGGATGGTCGAGGTCGCCGCCAGGCCGGAGGCGAAGGCGTAACCGTGGGTGCCGCCTTCCAGGCCGGCGATGCAGCGCTCGTAGGCGAAGCGGGTCGGGTTGTGGCTGCGCGAGTATTCGAAGCCCTGATGCTGCCCGGGGCTGCTCTGTGCGTAGGTCGAGGTCGCGTAGATCGGCGGCATGACCGCGCCGGTGCTCGGATCGGGCGACTGTCCGGCATGAATGGCGAGGGTTCCCAGGCCGAGCTTGCGGGCTCCGCCTTGCGGCTGTTGTTGGCTCATTGAATCGTTCCGTCCGCTGAGTGATCGACCGAGCTATTCGGCCGATTGGCGCAACCGCGAATTCTAACATTGCGGTTGTGAGCCCCCTGGTTCACATGGCGGCACTTCAGCGGGGGTGCAGGCGTGCTGTGGGCGCCACACGGCGGGGTTGAGACGGCGCACACAGTCCACGCGGCGGCCATTAGCTGAATGCGCGGTTCAGGCGGCGGGCCAGAACCGGGCGCGAACGGCTGGCGCGACGCCTGTCCAGCGGCGGCCCGGCGGATGGAGCGGATCTACTCCCTCTCCCGCTTGCGGGAGAGGGCCGGGGTGAGGGGATGAGCACCGAAGGCGCGAATGCTGTTGGACGCCCCACCCGCCACCAGGCAGGCCCCTCAACCTCTCCTCATCGGCTCGCGCAGCCGCCCTTACTGCACCCGGCGACGCAGGAAGTTGAGCAGATCGATACGGGTGATCAGGCCCAGGAACTTGTCCCCGTCCATGACGATGGCGACATGGCCGCGGTCGAACACCGGCAGCAGCGATTCGATCGGATCGGCGACCGGAATCTTGTCGAGCTTGCTGACCATCGCGGTCGACACCGGATCGCGGAAACGCGATTCGTCGCCGTACACGTGCAGCAGCACGTCGCTTTCATCGACGATGCCGACAATGTGTTCGCCGTCCATCACCGGCAACTGCGAGACGTCGTAAAGCTTCATGCGCTGGTAGGCGGTGACCAACAGATCGCCGGGCCCCACCACCACCGTATCGCGCTGCGAATAGGGCCGCAGGATCAGATCGCGCAAATCCCCGTACTGCTGGCGCTGGATGAAGCCGTTGTCGAGCATCCAGTAGTCGTTGTACATCTTCGACAGGTACTTGTTGCCGGTATCGCAGACGAACACCAGCACCTTCTTCGGCACGGTCTGCTCGCGGCAGTACTTCAGCGCCGCCGCCAGCAGGGTGCCGGTGGAGGAGCCGCCGAGGATGCCTTCTTTTTCCAGCAGCTCGCGCGCGGTCAGGAAGCTTTCCTGGTCGTTGATCGCGTAGGCCTTCTTGACCCGGGTGAAGTCGGAGATCGGCGGCAGGAAATCCTCGCCGATGCCTTCGACCATCCAACTGGCGGACTTGTCCGACAAAGTGCCGCGGTTGATGTATTCCTCCAGGATCGAACCGACCGGATCGGCCAGGATCAACTCGGTGGCCGGCGAGAGCCTGGCGAAGGCGCGCGACAGGCCGGTCATGGTGCCGGAGCTGCCGCAGCCGAACACGATCGCGTCGAGGTCGCCGCCCATCTGTTCGAGGATTTCCGGGCCGGTGCCGAATTCGTGCGCGGCCGGGTTGTCCGGATTGCCGAACTGGTTGATGAAGTAGGCGCCCGGGGTTTCCTTCGCGATGCGCTCGGCCAGGTCCTGGTAGTAGTCCGGATGGCCCTTGGCCACGTCCGAACGGGTCAGCACCACCTGCGCGCCCATGGCCTTGAGGTTGAAGATCTTCTCGCGGCTCATCTTGTCGGGCACGACCAGCAGCAGCTTGTAGCCCTTCTGCTGGGCGACCAGGGCCAGACCGATGCCGGTGTTGCCGGCGGTGCCTTCCACCAGGGTGTCGCCCGGCTTGATCCGGCCGGCCTTTTCCGCCGCTTCGATCATCGACAGGCCGATGCGGTCCTTGATCGAACCGCCGGGGTTCTGCGATTCGAGCTTGAGGTAGAGCTCGCATACGCCCGCGTCCAGGCGCTGCGCCTTGACGATCGGGGTGTTGCCGATGAGTTCGAGTACCGAGGAATGGATGGCCATGAGGTTCCTGCTAGCCGCT is a genomic window containing:
- a CDS encoding ABC transporter permease, with the protein product MFRLFGAAWRYRGFIASSVVNEFKSRFSRSTFGALWIILQPLAQVIIFATILSNVLAARLEGVDNKYAYAIYLISGILCWSLFAEIVQRCQNVFIDNTSLLKKMQFPRIALPVIAIGSSMVNNIALLCVVMVILPILGVYPNVHYLWLPLLIALTVALATGVGLIVGVLNVFMRDVGHVMAVVLQFWFWVTPIIYPIKVVPDTFKASLAFNPVAPLAMAYHDVIVYQRAPQQSLVLVAIVAAVLLLIAMMLFRRASSEMVDVL
- a CDS encoding cystathionine gamma-synthase; the protein is MSQQQPQGGARKLGLGTLAIHAGQSPDPSTGAVMPPIYATSTYAQSSPGQHQGFEYSRSHNPTRFAYERCIAGLEGGTHGYAFASGLAATSTILEMFDAGSHVIAMDDVYGGTYRLFERVRRRSAGLDFSWVDLSDAAAFEAAIRPDTKLVWIETPTNPLLKLVDVAQIAAIARKHGLVVVVDNTFSSPILQRPLELGAHIVMHSATKYLNGHSDIVGGIAVVGDDADLAERMTFLQNAVGGIQGPFDSFLALRGLKTLHLRMKAHCDNAQALAEWLQTHPSVEKVIYPGLKSHPQHELAKRQMHGFGGMVSIYVKGGMDGARRMMERCELFTIAESLGGVESLVNHPAVMTHASIPPERRAALGITDNLVRLSVGVEDLADLRAELEHALAN
- a CDS encoding pyridoxal-phosphate dependent enzyme — translated: MAIHSSVLELIGNTPIVKAQRLDAGVCELYLKLESQNPGGSIKDRIGLSMIEAAEKAGRIKPGDTLVEGTAGNTGIGLALVAQQKGYKLLLVVPDKMSREKIFNLKAMGAQVVLTRSDVAKGHPDYYQDLAERIAKETPGAYFINQFGNPDNPAAHEFGTGPEILEQMGGDLDAIVFGCGSSGTMTGLSRAFARLSPATELILADPVGSILEEYINRGTLSDKSASWMVEGIGEDFLPPISDFTRVKKAYAINDQESFLTARELLEKEGILGGSSTGTLLAAALKYCREQTVPKKVLVFVCDTGNKYLSKMYNDYWMLDNGFIQRQQYGDLRDLILRPYSQRDTVVVGPGDLLVTAYQRMKLYDVSQLPVMDGEHIVGIVDESDVLLHVYGDESRFRDPVSTAMVSKLDKIPVADPIESLLPVFDRGHVAIVMDGDKFLGLITRIDLLNFLRRRVQ
- a CDS encoding glycosyltransferase family 4 protein, with product MFLLGLSAWVRRQSWLRALYRLFPQRLRDKVSFMLAARASRRAHFERTPAWSRPLQAQAEIAAPAIARDDTPGVNIFAYLRGQFGLAESARMYGRALIESGYPVALHDIAIDLPHGLDDRSLDAHIGEDAAHGISIIFVNPDYLDEALKHIGQAKLKGRYLIACWFWELEEIPQDWLPALDLVDEILVATAFVEQAFRRVTDKPILRVPLPLCPVPDSGLGREDFGLAPERFVFLVTFDFNSWIHRKNPFAAVEAFQRAFPPERDDVQLLLKSSNGYRHPDNFLSLLALGARDPRIVVRDEVIDRAHVHALQRCADVYVSLHRAEGFGLGLAESMALGKPVIGTGWSGNLEFMNADNSCLVDYTLVPVGEGEYPHPPGAKWAQADVEHAAMHMRRLADDRQYAAELGRRAREGVLHTLSPRAAADAIAARLRDLSAASATKRAGADAPSGPPIMGSH